In Streptomyces ambofaciens ATCC 23877, a single genomic region encodes these proteins:
- a CDS encoding peptidoglycan recognition protein family protein, whose translation MRLRRARTALCALAVTAALALTGHAAPAAAAPPPPAPDASLGAAFARAAAVHDVPRDLLVAVGYGETRLDGHADLPSQDNGYGVMHLVSNSERRTLERAARLSGASVAELRRDTGANIDGAAAVLRALADEAGLDAADRDRVDAWYPVAARYGAPGSKTAGRLYADAVYDVLGEGVRARVAGGEQVTVAPREVRPRRGPYAGTRPGASLGQDGDYPSALWNPAYSGNYAAGRGSAITTVVVHVTQGSYAGSISWFQNPDAQVSAHYVVRSSDGQITQSVRESDTAWHARSANPYSVGVEHEGYVSDPAWFTDAMYRSSAALTRHLTAKYGIPRDRAHIVGHNEVPGNDHTDPGPHWDWAYYMSLVRGDDGAGGTPFPTWGTDVSVRQQPSQDSARVATLPGPTSVRVACQVRGAPVEYDGYSNDAWSYLPDYGGYVSNIFIDVTDAWLPGVPTC comes from the coding sequence GTGCGCTTGCGACGCGCACGGACCGCGCTGTGCGCCCTGGCCGTGACCGCCGCCCTGGCCCTCACCGGCCACGCGGCCCCGGCCGCCGCCGCTCCCCCGCCGCCGGCACCCGACGCGTCCCTGGGCGCGGCCTTCGCACGGGCGGCAGCCGTCCACGACGTCCCCCGCGACCTCCTGGTCGCCGTCGGGTACGGCGAGACCCGCCTCGACGGTCACGCCGACCTGCCCAGCCAGGACAACGGCTACGGTGTGATGCACCTGGTCAGCAACTCCGAACGGCGCACCCTCGAACGGGCCGCCCGGCTCTCCGGCGCGAGCGTCGCCGAGCTCAGGCGGGACACCGGCGCCAACATCGACGGCGCCGCGGCCGTGCTGCGCGCCCTGGCCGACGAGGCCGGACTGGACGCCGCGGACCGGGACCGGGTCGACGCCTGGTACCCGGTCGCCGCCCGTTACGGAGCCCCCGGCAGCAAGACCGCCGGCCGCCTCTACGCCGACGCCGTGTACGACGTCCTCGGCGAGGGCGTCCGGGCCCGCGTCGCCGGCGGCGAGCAGGTCACCGTCGCCCCGCGCGAGGTGCGGCCCCGGCGCGGACCGTACGCCGGCACCCGGCCCGGCGCGTCGCTCGGGCAGGACGGCGACTACCCGTCGGCGCTCTGGAATCCGGCGTACTCCGGCAACTACGCCGCCGGACGCGGCTCGGCGATCACCACCGTGGTCGTCCATGTCACGCAGGGCTCGTACGCCGGCTCCATCAGCTGGTTCCAGAACCCGGACGCGCAGGTGAGCGCCCATTACGTGGTGCGGTCCTCCGACGGACAGATCACCCAGTCGGTCCGGGAGAGCGACACCGCCTGGCACGCCCGCTCGGCGAACCCCTACTCCGTGGGCGTGGAGCACGAGGGCTACGTCAGCGACCCCGCCTGGTTCACCGACGCCATGTACCGCTCGTCGGCGGCGCTGACCCGCCACCTCACCGCCAAGTACGGCATCCCCCGGGACCGCGCGCACATCGTCGGGCACAACGAGGTGCCCGGCAACGACCACACCGATCCCGGACCGCACTGGGACTGGGCCTACTACATGAGCCTGGTCCGCGGCGACGACGGCGCCGGCGGGACCCCGTTCCCGACATGGGGCACGGACGTGAGCGTCCGTCAGCAGCCCTCGCAGGACTCCGCCCGGGTGGCGACGCTGCCCGGACCGACGTCCGTCCGCGTGGCCTGCCAGGTGCGCGGCGCACCGGTGGAGTACGACGGCTACAGCAACGACGCATGGTCGTACCTGCCCGACTACGGCGGCTACGTCTCCAACATCTTCATCGACGTCACTGACGCCTGGCTCCCGGGAGTCCCCACATGCTGA
- a CDS encoding peptidoglycan DD-metalloendopeptidase family protein, translated as MPFRRLWATTTVVLCALAGLLLGLVPSAGAAASGTAVAAAPDFKAPYPCGQRWTYSHHSAEVRRALDFVRADGGTTDGTPVLASAAGTARRHHQANGAGNYVSIEHGGGWRTYYFHLSAFGVPDGAQVAQGQQIGSTGSTGNSSGPHIHYEQLYNGVGQDIRINGSALAYPGGYHQYFLTSDNGCGGSGTPFMTWGSGTRVRADARLSAPVVTTLAGPTSVRVLCQKQGDTVNAEGYTNNWWSKLRDQNGFISNIYIDHPAAQLPGVPLC; from the coding sequence ATGCCATTCAGACGCTTGTGGGCGACGACCACCGTCGTGCTGTGCGCGCTGGCCGGTCTGTTGCTCGGCCTCGTCCCGTCGGCCGGCGCGGCCGCCTCCGGCACGGCCGTGGCCGCCGCCCCCGACTTCAAGGCCCCCTACCCCTGCGGCCAGCGCTGGACCTACAGCCACCACTCGGCCGAGGTCCGCCGGGCACTGGACTTCGTCCGCGCCGACGGTGGCACCACCGACGGCACTCCGGTCCTCGCCTCCGCGGCGGGCACCGCCCGCCGCCACCACCAGGCGAACGGCGCCGGCAACTACGTCTCCATCGAGCACGGCGGCGGCTGGCGCACCTACTACTTCCACCTGTCCGCCTTCGGTGTCCCCGACGGTGCCCAGGTGGCCCAGGGACAGCAGATCGGGAGCACCGGGAGCACCGGCAACTCCAGCGGCCCCCACATCCACTACGAGCAGCTGTACAACGGCGTCGGCCAGGACATCCGCATCAACGGCAGCGCGCTCGCCTACCCGGGCGGCTACCACCAGTACTTCCTGACCAGCGACAACGGGTGCGGGGGGAGCGGCACACCGTTCATGACCTGGGGCAGTGGGACACGGGTCCGGGCCGACGCCCGCCTCAGCGCGCCGGTGGTGACCACGCTCGCCGGTCCCACCAGCGTCCGGGTGCTGTGCCAGAAGCAGGGCGACACGGTGAACGCCGAGGGCTACACCAACAACTGGTGGAGCAAGCTGCGCGACCAGAACGGCTTCATCAGCAACATCTACATCGACCATCCGGCGGCTCAGCTGCCCGGAGTCCCCCTCTGCTGA
- a CDS encoding SDR family oxidoreductase has protein sequence MAGDQRHQQDPTDQYPRPDFAAQDQPHPGWTGPMDPPPDHGEESYRGSGRLVGRRTVVTGGDSGIGRAVALAFAREGADVLFTYLEQEEDEARETSRLVEEAGRKAVAVSCDIREEENCRALIDRAVAEFGGIDVLVNNAAYQMSQPDGIEAIPTEQFDRVMRTNLYGMFWLTKFAVPHIPAGGSVINTTSVQAYKPSPHLLDYAMTKGAIVTFTQGLAQMLAERGIRVNAVAPGPVWTPLIPATLPDTAEFGKQSPLGRPAQPAELAPAYVYLASQEAGYVTAEIMNVTGGTPLP, from the coding sequence GTGGCGGGCGATCAGCGTCACCAGCAGGACCCGACGGATCAGTACCCGCGCCCCGACTTCGCGGCGCAGGACCAGCCGCACCCCGGATGGACCGGGCCGATGGACCCGCCGCCCGACCACGGTGAGGAGTCGTACCGCGGGTCGGGCCGTCTGGTGGGCCGCAGGACCGTCGTCACGGGCGGCGACTCGGGCATCGGCCGGGCCGTGGCACTGGCCTTCGCCCGGGAGGGCGCCGACGTGCTGTTCACCTACCTCGAGCAGGAGGAGGACGAGGCCCGGGAGACGTCCCGCCTGGTGGAGGAAGCCGGGCGCAAGGCCGTGGCCGTCTCCTGCGACATCCGTGAGGAGGAGAACTGCCGGGCGCTGATCGACCGGGCCGTCGCGGAGTTCGGCGGCATCGACGTCCTGGTGAACAACGCGGCCTACCAGATGTCCCAGCCGGACGGCATCGAGGCGATCCCGACGGAGCAGTTCGACCGGGTCATGCGGACGAACCTCTACGGCATGTTCTGGCTGACGAAGTTCGCCGTGCCGCACATTCCCGCGGGCGGCAGCGTCATCAACACCACCTCGGTCCAGGCGTACAAGCCCAGCCCGCACCTGCTGGACTACGCGATGACCAAGGGCGCGATCGTGACCTTCACCCAGGGTCTCGCCCAGATGCTCGCGGAACGCGGCATCAGGGTGAACGCGGTGGCGCCCGGGCCGGTGTGGACCCCGCTGATCCCGGCGACGCTGCCGGACACGGCCGAGTTCGGCAAGCAGAGCCCGCTGGGACGGCCCGCGCAGCCCGCCGAGCTGGCACCCGCGTACGTCTACCTCGCCTCGCAGGAAGCCGGCTACGTCACGGCGGAGATCATGAACGTGACCGGTGGCACGCCCCTGCCCTGA
- a CDS encoding VOC family protein: protein MSFTHVLAVAPVSDIEPAVAWYERLLGRPADARPMPGLADWHISPSGWLQVFQDPEHAGASLVNLVVDDLDQTLSDLAGRDIAAGAVQPGSRNVRFAAVHDPDGNRVTLIENPVS, encoded by the coding sequence ATGTCCTTCACCCATGTGCTCGCGGTCGCCCCGGTGAGTGACATCGAGCCCGCGGTGGCCTGGTACGAGCGGCTCCTCGGCAGGCCGGCCGACGCGAGGCCGATGCCGGGGCTCGCCGACTGGCACATCAGCCCGTCCGGCTGGCTCCAGGTGTTCCAGGACCCCGAGCACGCCGGGGCGTCACTGGTCAACCTCGTGGTGGACGACCTGGACCAGACCCTGTCGGACCTCGCCGGCCGCGACATCGCCGCCGGGGCGGTCCAGCCGGGTTCCCGGAACGTGCGGTTCGCCGCCGTCCACGACCCCGACGGCAACCGCGTCACGCTGATCGAGAACCCGGTCTCGTAG
- a CDS encoding LacI family DNA-binding transcriptional regulator, translating to MRVSLKDVAAHAGVSIKTVSNVVNNFRHVTPAMRERVQRSIDELGYRPNLTARHLRAGRTGIIALALPELGNPYFAELAAAVIDTAAEHDYTVLLDHTGGRREQELLVSQGFRARVIDGLILSPIELEAEDLRDRAENVPLVLLGERDYDLPYDHIAIDNVAAARAAVGHLIALGRREVAFIGARRGGNEPAQLRVRGWREELTAAGLPVDDGLVAATDGWGHADGAAAMTRILDAGRRPDAVFAYNDPMAIGAMRVLHARGLRVPEDIAVVGFDDVVEGRFGAVTLTSVSPDKGAIGRLAVESVLARLGGAAPEPRRVWAEYRLVERESTLGRGAV from the coding sequence GTGCGGGTCAGCCTCAAGGACGTCGCCGCGCACGCGGGAGTCTCCATCAAGACCGTCTCCAACGTGGTGAACAACTTCCGGCACGTCACGCCCGCCATGCGAGAACGCGTCCAGCGTTCCATCGACGAGCTCGGCTACCGGCCCAACCTGACCGCCCGGCACCTGCGCGCCGGCCGCACGGGCATCATCGCCCTCGCCCTGCCCGAACTCGGCAACCCCTACTTCGCGGAACTCGCCGCGGCCGTCATCGACACGGCGGCCGAGCACGACTACACCGTGCTCCTTGACCACACGGGCGGACGACGCGAGCAGGAACTCCTGGTCAGCCAGGGGTTCCGGGCACGGGTCATCGACGGGCTGATCCTCAGTCCCATCGAGTTGGAGGCCGAGGACCTGCGCGACCGCGCGGAGAACGTGCCGCTGGTGCTGCTGGGCGAGCGGGACTACGACCTGCCGTACGACCACATCGCCATCGACAACGTCGCCGCCGCGCGCGCGGCGGTCGGGCACCTGATCGCTCTGGGGCGCCGGGAGGTGGCGTTCATCGGCGCCCGGCGCGGCGGGAACGAACCCGCCCAACTGCGGGTACGCGGTTGGCGCGAGGAGCTGACGGCCGCCGGACTCCCCGTGGACGACGGGCTCGTCGCCGCCACCGACGGCTGGGGGCACGCCGATGGCGCGGCGGCCATGACCCGCATCCTCGACGCCGGAAGGCGTCCCGACGCGGTCTTCGCCTACAACGACCCGATGGCCATAGGCGCGATGCGGGTGCTCCACGCGCGGGGACTGCGGGTGCCGGAGGACATCGCGGTGGTCGGCTTCGACGACGTGGTCGAGGGGCGGTTCGGCGCGGTGACCCTCACCTCCGTCTCGCCGGACAAGGGGGCCATCGGCCGCCTCGCGGTGGAGTCGGTCCTCGCCCGGCTCGGCGGCGCCGCTCCCGAACCCCGGCGCGTGTGGGCGGAGTACCGCCTGGTCGAGCGCGAGAGCACGCTGGGCCGCGGCGCGGTGTGA
- a CDS encoding VOC family protein, whose amino-acid sequence MTSIKQFQVTFDCAEPERVARFWCEVLGYVVPPPPEGFATWGDYDRSLPPERQGAAFACQDPSGVGPRLFFQRVPEGKVVKNRVHLDVRVGTGLVGEERLAALEAECARLVPLGAVRGRLLLADDENESCLNMQDVEGNEFCLD is encoded by the coding sequence ATGACGTCGATCAAGCAGTTCCAGGTCACCTTCGACTGCGCGGAGCCCGAGCGTGTGGCCCGCTTCTGGTGCGAGGTGTTGGGGTACGTCGTACCGCCGCCGCCGGAGGGGTTCGCCACGTGGGGCGACTACGATCGTTCGCTGCCGCCCGAGCGTCAGGGCGCGGCGTTCGCGTGCCAGGACCCCTCGGGCGTGGGCCCGCGCCTGTTCTTCCAGCGGGTTCCCGAGGGCAAGGTGGTCAAGAACCGGGTGCATCTGGACGTACGGGTGGGCACCGGCCTGGTGGGCGAGGAGCGCCTGGCCGCACTCGAGGCCGAGTGCGCGCGGCTCGTCCCGCTCGGCGCCGTGCGCGGACGCCTGCTGCTCGCCGACGACGAGAACGAGTCGTGCCTCAACATGCAGGACGTCGAGGGCAACGAGTTCTGTCTCGACTGA
- a CDS encoding glycoside hydrolase family 43 protein, giving the protein MTVRTTGFVAKSCASLLVGGLLALLTPTAAVAAPEYATSEAGNPFVDGWYADPDTEIYDGRYWVYPTTSKSYAEQTRLDAFSSTDMVNWTKHPDVLTTADIPWAEYALWAPAPVQRNGKYYLYFAANDIQSDSEPGGIGVAVADRPEGPYEDALGKPLISRFHNGAQPIDQDVFIDDDGQAYMYYGGWHHANVVKLNPDMTSLGTFADGSTYKEITPENYTEGSFMFKRNGTYYLMWSEGGWTGPDYSVSYAMSDSPTGPFRKIDRVLAQDPAVARGSGHHSVVNVPGTDVWYIVYHRRPLSETDGNHRQLAYDRLHFNADGTIRRVRMQVKDNFADRNALGWKTYGGTWSAGDGSYRVGRSQGGKALLDTDFADFTQDADVTVTSGAGDAGLAFRVTRPSVGWDSYSGYYAGISPDGRVLLGRANDDWTPLGTARMPIAPGSTHRLRVSAVGSSIKVYVDDMTTPKISVTDGTYRSGANGVRVFDAAASFDDVAVSPAP; this is encoded by the coding sequence ATGACCGTCAGAACGACCGGGTTCGTAGCCAAGTCCTGCGCCTCGCTGCTCGTCGGCGGGCTCCTCGCCCTGCTCACCCCCACCGCCGCCGTCGCCGCCCCCGAGTACGCGACCTCCGAGGCCGGCAATCCCTTCGTCGACGGCTGGTACGCCGACCCCGACACCGAGATCTACGACGGCCGCTACTGGGTCTACCCGACGACCTCGAAGAGCTACGCCGAGCAGACCCGGCTCGACGCCTTCTCCTCGACCGACATGGTCAACTGGACCAAGCACCCCGACGTGCTGACGACGGCGGACATCCCCTGGGCCGAGTACGCCCTGTGGGCCCCGGCGCCGGTGCAGCGCAACGGCAAGTACTACCTGTACTTCGCCGCCAACGACATCCAGAGCGACTCGGAGCCGGGCGGCATCGGGGTCGCCGTCGCCGACCGGCCGGAGGGACCCTACGAGGACGCCCTCGGCAAACCGCTCATCTCCCGGTTCCACAACGGCGCGCAACCCATCGACCAGGACGTCTTCATCGACGACGACGGCCAGGCGTACATGTACTACGGCGGCTGGCACCACGCCAACGTCGTCAAGCTCAACCCCGACATGACGAGCCTCGGCACCTTCGCCGACGGCTCGACGTACAAGGAGATCACCCCGGAGAACTACACCGAGGGCTCCTTCATGTTCAAGCGGAACGGCACGTACTACCTGATGTGGTCCGAGGGCGGCTGGACCGGCCCGGACTACTCGGTGTCCTACGCCATGTCCGACTCGCCCACCGGCCCCTTCAGGAAGATCGACAGGGTGCTCGCGCAGGACCCGGCCGTCGCCAGGGGCTCCGGGCACCACTCCGTCGTCAACGTGCCCGGCACCGACGTGTGGTACATCGTCTACCACCGCCGCCCCCTCAGCGAGACCGACGGCAACCACCGCCAACTCGCCTACGACCGCTTGCACTTCAACGCGGACGGCACCATCCGCCGGGTGCGGATGCAGGTGAAGGACAACTTCGCGGACCGCAACGCGCTGGGCTGGAAGACGTACGGCGGCACCTGGTCGGCCGGCGACGGAAGCTACCGGGTGGGCCGTTCCCAGGGCGGCAAGGCGCTGCTCGACACGGACTTCGCGGACTTCACCCAGGACGCCGACGTCACGGTCACCTCGGGCGCCGGCGATGCCGGCCTGGCGTTCCGGGTGACCCGGCCGTCGGTCGGCTGGGACAGCTACTCGGGGTACTACGCGGGCATCAGTCCCGACGGCAGGGTGCTGTTGGGCCGGGCGAACGACGACTGGACCCCGCTGGGCACCGCACGGATGCCGATCGCCCCCGGTTCCACCCATCGCCTGCGCGTCAGCGCCGTGGGTTCGTCCATCAAGGTGTACGTCGACGACATGACGACGCCGAAGATCTCCGTCACCGACGGCACCTACCGCAGCGGAGCGAACGGCGTCCGGGTCTTCGACGCCGCCGCCTCCTTCGACGACGTGGCGGTGAGCCCGGCACCGTGA
- a CDS encoding LamG-like jellyroll fold domain-containing protein yields MTRRTARPRARAWALLTTAALVLPTTALMPTASAAETPAGVSAPAAEQAAVAVHGLKGEYFAMSAPGARDFAELGGTVLDPQINFSGLTGTFQELTGRTEHTTARWTGQIEAPATGDYTFHASGDNGFRLFIDDEPVIDHWEPDWDNEQTSASVRLAAGEKHRFRLEMFQDTGGANMFLRWSTPAMPKQVVPMSAFTPPAGFEVYPVEPSVAEDGRRVQARFEGEVGGDVEALADHLEIEADTTPMPVESVVVSPGDRKVLQITLAEPVQKNQQVKLTYDGQGGLTSGGATVPSIIRYAQNDSTHRLTTEWGDELDEKRPLPEYPRPQQTRSAWKNLNGPWQFAAAEAGEQPVFGKDLDERIVVPFPVESQLSGLERHEDHMFYRKLVDVPKNWKVGKGGKGDRLKLNFGAVDYQARVWVNGQEVAEHTGGYTAFSADITDALRGKGPQEVVVAVTDTGGANQPMGKQSTRPGGIFYTQSSGIWQTVWMEPVAETSIDNVVTTPDIDTGRLAVTVESEGASARARVEAVARDKRGKVVGRISGPANEELRLPVAKQHLWSPDDPYLYDLDVTLTDGRSRDQVGSYFGMREVGIEKVGGYQKLVLNGKPVFSLATLDQGFWPDGLYTAPSDEALAFDLKAHKELGFNAVRKHIKVEPARWFHHADKLGLLVWQDFVSGDVTDETGRKAFVDQGMEAMRQHHDAPSVIGNIVFNEGWGEWDREESGRIAEAVKAADPSRIVNAHSGVNCCNSKGDSGKGDIIDHHDYNNEDPPFPDHRAAMDGEHGGFTLRTPGHMWPGAPTVIYSGVADKEALTRKYVENTERFYLDQAGAELSGSVYTQISDLENELNGLYTYDRREIKVDPVRVREINRKVIAAGAAAGDREELKGGGHWALDEGAGSTAGDAGPNGSALTLSEGTTWTSGVSGSALRFDGEGQHAETDGPVLDTTGSYSVSAWVSLDELPGNYATAVSQDGRRQASPFYLQYGRGAFAFSTPGEQRARLAITPETGRWYHLVGVRDGASNEIRLYVDGKPASTATAGPNHLGSGPLAVGRAQWNGTDTDFWNGGVDEVRAYDRALTAEEVSALHAEQKP; encoded by the coding sequence ATGACAAGACGTACCGCACGCCCACGAGCAAGAGCGTGGGCTCTGCTGACCACCGCGGCCCTGGTACTGCCCACGACCGCTCTGATGCCCACCGCGTCGGCCGCCGAGACACCCGCCGGCGTCTCCGCCCCCGCGGCCGAGCAGGCCGCCGTCGCGGTGCACGGCCTGAAGGGCGAGTACTTCGCCATGTCGGCGCCGGGCGCCAGGGACTTCGCCGAGCTCGGTGGCACCGTACTCGACCCGCAGATCAACTTCTCCGGCCTGACCGGCACGTTCCAGGAACTGACCGGCAGGACGGAGCACACGACCGCCCGCTGGACCGGGCAGATCGAAGCACCGGCGACCGGGGACTACACCTTCCACGCCAGCGGCGACAACGGCTTCCGGCTGTTCATCGACGACGAACCCGTCATCGACCACTGGGAACCGGACTGGGACAACGAGCAGACCAGCGCGTCGGTCAGGCTCGCCGCCGGGGAGAAGCACCGGTTCCGTCTGGAGATGTTCCAGGACACCGGCGGCGCCAACATGTTCCTGCGCTGGTCCACTCCGGCCATGCCCAAGCAGGTCGTGCCGATGTCGGCGTTCACGCCCCCGGCAGGGTTCGAGGTGTACCCGGTCGAGCCGTCGGTGGCCGAGGACGGCCGGCGGGTGCAGGCCCGGTTCGAGGGCGAGGTGGGCGGTGACGTCGAGGCGTTGGCCGACCACCTGGAGATCGAGGCCGACACCACGCCCATGCCGGTCGAGTCGGTCGTGGTCTCCCCCGGCGACCGCAAGGTCCTGCAGATCACCCTCGCGGAGCCCGTTCAGAAGAACCAGCAGGTCAAGCTCACCTACGACGGCCAGGGCGGTCTCACCTCCGGTGGCGCGACCGTACCGTCGATCATTCGCTACGCGCAGAACGACTCGACCCACCGGCTCACCACCGAGTGGGGCGACGAGCTCGACGAGAAGCGTCCGCTGCCGGAGTACCCGCGCCCGCAGCAGACGCGTTCCGCCTGGAAGAACCTCAACGGGCCCTGGCAGTTCGCCGCCGCCGAGGCGGGCGAGCAACCGGTCTTCGGCAAGGACCTCGACGAGCGCATCGTCGTGCCGTTCCCGGTCGAGTCGCAGCTCTCCGGGCTGGAGCGGCACGAGGACCACATGTTCTACCGCAAGCTCGTCGACGTGCCGAAGAACTGGAAGGTCGGCAAAGGCGGCAAGGGCGACCGGCTGAAGCTCAACTTCGGGGCGGTGGACTACCAGGCCCGCGTGTGGGTCAACGGTCAGGAGGTCGCCGAACACACCGGCGGCTACACCGCGTTCAGCGCCGACATCACCGACGCCCTGCGAGGCAAGGGCCCGCAGGAGGTCGTCGTCGCGGTCACCGACACCGGCGGCGCCAACCAGCCGATGGGCAAACAGTCCACCCGTCCCGGCGGCATCTTCTACACCCAGTCCTCGGGTATCTGGCAGACGGTGTGGATGGAGCCGGTCGCGGAGACGTCCATTGACAACGTAGTCACGACCCCCGACATCGACACCGGCCGTCTGGCCGTGACCGTCGAGTCCGAGGGTGCCTCCGCCAGGGCGCGCGTCGAGGCCGTCGCCCGCGACAAGCGCGGCAAGGTCGTCGGGCGGATCAGCGGGCCGGCCAACGAGGAGCTGCGCCTCCCCGTGGCGAAGCAGCACCTCTGGAGCCCTGACGACCCCTACCTCTACGACCTCGACGTGACGCTCACCGACGGCAGGTCGAGGGACCAGGTGGGCAGCTACTTCGGCATGCGCGAGGTGGGCATCGAGAAGGTCGGCGGCTACCAGAAGCTGGTGCTCAACGGGAAGCCCGTCTTCTCCCTCGCCACCCTCGACCAGGGCTTCTGGCCCGACGGCCTGTACACGGCGCCCAGCGACGAGGCCCTCGCCTTCGACCTGAAGGCCCACAAGGAGCTGGGCTTCAACGCCGTCCGCAAGCACATCAAGGTGGAGCCGGCACGGTGGTTCCACCACGCGGACAAGCTCGGTCTGCTGGTCTGGCAGGACTTCGTCTCCGGCGACGTCACCGACGAGACCGGCCGGAAGGCGTTCGTCGACCAGGGCATGGAGGCGATGCGGCAGCACCACGACGCTCCCTCCGTCATCGGCAACATCGTCTTCAACGAGGGCTGGGGCGAGTGGGACCGCGAGGAGAGCGGCCGTATCGCCGAAGCCGTCAAGGCCGCCGACCCGTCCCGGATCGTCAACGCCCACAGCGGTGTGAACTGCTGCAACTCCAAGGGTGACTCGGGCAAGGGCGACATCATCGACCACCACGACTACAACAACGAGGACCCGCCGTTCCCCGACCACCGGGCCGCGATGGACGGTGAACACGGCGGCTTCACCCTGCGCACCCCCGGACACATGTGGCCGGGTGCCCCGACCGTGATCTACAGCGGCGTCGCCGACAAGGAGGCGCTGACCCGCAAGTACGTCGAGAACACCGAGAGGTTCTACCTCGACCAGGCCGGTGCCGAGTTGTCCGGCTCCGTGTACACGCAGATCTCCGACCTGGAGAACGAGCTCAACGGCCTGTACACCTACGACCGACGGGAGATCAAGGTCGACCCGGTCAGGGTCCGCGAGATCAACCGCAAGGTCATCGCGGCCGGTGCCGCCGCCGGTGACCGGGAGGAACTGAAGGGCGGCGGGCACTGGGCCCTGGACGAGGGCGCGGGCAGCACCGCCGGTGACGCGGGCCCGAACGGCTCGGCGCTGACGCTCTCCGAGGGCACCACCTGGACCTCCGGGGTCAGCGGCAGCGCGCTGAGGTTCGACGGCGAGGGACAGCACGCCGAGACCGACGGGCCGGTGCTCGACACCACCGGCAGCTACTCGGTCTCCGCCTGGGTGAGCCTCGACGAGCTTCCCGGCAACTACGCCACCGCCGTGAGCCAGGACGGCCGACGCCAGGCCAGTCCGTTCTACCTCCAGTACGGCCGGGGCGCCTTCGCCTTCAGCACGCCCGGCGAGCAGCGGGCCCGGCTGGCGATCACACCGGAGACGGGGCGCTGGTACCACCTGGTGGGGGTACGCGACGGCGCGAGCAACGAGATCAGGCTCTACGTCGACGGAAAGCCGGCCTCGACCGCGACGGCAGGCCCGAACCACCTCGGCTCCGGCCCCCTCGCGGTGGGGCGCGCCCAGTGGAACGGCACCGACACCGACTTCTGGAACGGTGGCGTCGACGAGGTCCGGGCCTACGACAGGGCACTCACCGCCGAGGAGGTGAGCGCCCTCCACGCCGAGCAGAAGCCGTAG
- a CDS encoding VOC family protein, translating into MPDLLGINHLTLSTTDLDRLHYTGLLGASLAFERAATGSDPRIAVVDVGGDDHLMFVETATAPGTEPDPLGGAGWGLRVATHARLGEVRERILRAGFPVGRIETLPTQWTMTARDPDGRPVDVRAHRPGTAPSSPTG; encoded by the coding sequence ATGCCGGATCTCCTCGGAATCAACCATCTGACCCTGTCCACGACCGACCTCGACCGGCTCCACTACACCGGGCTGCTCGGCGCCTCGCTCGCCTTCGAGCGCGCCGCGACCGGCTCGGACCCTCGGATCGCGGTCGTCGACGTCGGCGGGGACGACCACCTGATGTTCGTCGAGACCGCGACCGCACCCGGTACGGAGCCCGACCCCCTCGGTGGCGCGGGATGGGGCTTGCGCGTGGCGACACACGCGCGACTGGGCGAGGTTCGCGAGCGAATCCTGCGGGCCGGGTTCCCGGTCGGACGGATCGAGACCCTGCCCACGCAGTGGACCATGACGGCCCGTGACCCCGACGGGCGCCCCGTGGACGTCCGGGCCCACCGCCCTGGCACCGCACCGTCATCTCCGACCGGCTGA